The sequence CCCCAGTCCACATCAGTATCAGCAGCATAAGCCATAAAGCAGGCCATAAAATGCTCATCACCTCTGCTTAAACCTCTTTGATCAATACCAAATTCACCCAAAAACATAGGGAATGGCTTCTCGCCATTAATGACAAAACCAGTATGGTTGACGAAGTATTGAGTATTATCATAACAAGCACCATTCACATCCTCTAAATCCCAAGTTTTGCCAACTCCCCAACTAAAAGGATACCAGTGAGCCTCATATACTAACTTGTTATCAAAGTTAGTATCCAAAGACTTATTCTGTAGGTAAGTGAGATCACTAGCATAACCTATCCCTGAAACAAAGATAAGTACGTCTGGGTTTGCTCTGTGAATGGTTGATCCTCCTTCGTGCATGTATTTATACCAGTCATCCTCATTTGAGGAAGGTCCACGTAGCTCATTTCGGGTGCTTATTCCTATGAcctataatataaatacaaaacagaaaaacataaaatcgCTGACGAAGGAATAAAGATATGATTATAATTAGACCAAATCAATCCTTcggttataaataaattaataatgtgTAAGAGTTAGGTGGTTTCTTGGagaaattattagttttatttatatgtatcatgttcttttaaatttaggatTTTGTTTAGTTCCTCGAAAACAACTCATATATgatagaaaactaaaagaagATTGGTTATTGGTTGTTAACCAATTGAAAGCCGCATACAGAAAAGAAAGACGGACGcacaaataaagaaactagaaacAACCAATTTtcatgaatttatatatatttatacacaCACACTTATAGTAAGgtatataattgaaaattaatgtttAGTGCTTGGTGAGCATgtagattattatttttttctttcccaaagatcatttattttatgtgaaaAGTTGGAGATCCATAATTTCATACCTGAGATTTGCCCTTAAAGCGGTCGGCTACGGTAGCTAAAGCTTGTAACCATTCCTCAGCATCAAAATCCTTGTCGCCAAAAAACCCATTACCGTCGTCATAACCACAGCACCAAGTTGGTCTACTAACCTGATTATCGAGTACCACCAGTACACCCTGTGCACCAAACTGATCAACCACAGCGTCAAAGGCTTGAACATGGGTCATGCTCAAAAATGAAGGATTATACTTTGCAATTCCTGCTTTAGCATCTGTTAGATTTAATGAATCAAAAGTTTCTGACACAGTGCGATTAGCGTATCGAGTATACATATGCGTTGCATACGTAAAACGGACACAGTTGAAGTGATTCCTTGAAAGCTGATGAATAATGTAATCCAATGGCTTCTTGTCGAGACCCTCTGCTAGCATTGACTCAACATGGGATGGCCAATTTGCACAAGTTAGCTTCACTCTTTGGCCTGTTTTCGCATCAACTATCCATCTTCCATTTGTTGACAAAGGAAGAGAAAAGCAAGGAATTCCCAGTACAAAAAATAATGACAGCAAAAGAATCGTTTTAATCATTTTTCCTGCCATTTGCAAGATTAGAAATCTTTGTTTCGTCTGAGTCTTTCTGAGTTAATGACTATGGTTTATATAGGCAATTAAAGATAACTGAGAATGAGATAGGCTATAATGtctctaatatttatcttAGATTAATTCTATACATCTCCCGACTATTTATCATTGGTAGATTTTTTAGCTTACCCAGAAATGAGATATATATGGAc comes from Ricinus communis isolate WT05 ecotype wild-type chromosome 5, ASM1957865v1, whole genome shotgun sequence and encodes:
- the LOC8287452 gene encoding glycosyl hydrolase 5 family protein — its product is MAGKMIKTILLLSLFFVLGIPCFSLPLSTNGRWIVDAKTGQRVKLTCANWPSHVESMLAEGLDKKPLDYIIHQLSRNHFNCVRFTYATHMYTRYANRTVSETFDSLNLTDAKAGIAKYNPSFLSMTHVQAFDAVVDQFGAQGVLVVLDNQVSRPTWCCGYDDGNGFFGDKDFDAEEWLQALATVADRFKGKSQVIGISTRNELRGPSSNEDDWYKYMHEGGSTIHRANPDVLIFVSGIGYASDLTYLQNKSLDTNFDNKLVYEAHWYPFSWGVGKTWDLEDVNGACYDNTQYFVNHTGFVINGEKPFPMFLGEFGIDQRGLSRGDEHFMACFMAYAADTDVDWGFWAWQGSYYYRENQTGTEETFGVMNFNWNRVRNPEFQNRMQLITKKLQDPSSNSSTSYIMFHALSGSCIHTDGNKEIYATSCKAPRRWSDPAGDVIPMKWLHDGDGAPIRLKGTKLCLKALGEGLAPILSEDCSSPQSSWKFLSKTKLHLAATDENGEYLCLQKESPYTSKILTNACIFMNEEPECGKDPQKDPVTQWFKLVKTNLL